From one Micromonospora siamensis genomic stretch:
- a CDS encoding PucR family transcriptional regulator, with amino-acid sequence MHTELQRIVDTMAARVGRPALIEDRRQRVVVYSEHTGLIDDVRRSSILRRHTTPEVIAWFRQVGISDARRPVRTPASPELDLLPRVCVPIRHQDLLLGFVWFIDAAGDMSDEDIATVTEAVPDLSLALYRENLLGELTSQREAEAARTLLSDAPETRAEAVRSLLADGIVGADGEVTALVAKLVADRGQPLDDPARVALEHTLVATRRWIGPREALHLVRHDHGVLLLCCGRGTNRVSTEAVAEHLGASLRSAGGGLPSVARGVVGVGQPRTRLHDTVASYQEALQAARVGVQLPALGPVVAWADLGIYRVLARMDAQQLGVAGVHPGLERLLRDEANQVLLETLETYLDLAGNAHATAQRLRLHRTTLYYRLQRVEQLAETDLKDGNERLCLHLALKLGRLTGHYRPAR; translated from the coding sequence GTGCACACAGAGCTGCAACGCATCGTCGACACCATGGCCGCCCGGGTCGGCCGGCCCGCCCTGATCGAGGACCGGCGCCAGCGCGTCGTCGTCTACAGCGAACACACCGGCCTGATCGACGACGTCCGCCGCAGCTCCATCCTGCGCCGGCACACCACCCCCGAGGTCATCGCCTGGTTCCGGCAGGTGGGCATCTCCGACGCCCGCCGGCCGGTACGTACCCCCGCCTCGCCCGAACTGGACCTGCTCCCCCGGGTCTGCGTGCCGATCCGCCACCAGGACCTGCTGCTGGGCTTCGTCTGGTTCATCGACGCGGCCGGTGACATGAGCGACGAGGACATCGCCACCGTCACCGAGGCGGTGCCCGACCTGTCCCTGGCCCTGTACCGGGAGAACCTGCTCGGCGAACTGACCTCGCAGCGGGAGGCGGAGGCCGCGCGTACCCTGCTCTCCGACGCGCCCGAGACCCGCGCCGAGGCCGTCCGGTCGCTGCTCGCCGACGGGATCGTCGGCGCCGACGGCGAGGTCACCGCTCTGGTCGCGAAGCTGGTCGCTGACCGCGGCCAGCCGCTGGACGACCCGGCCCGGGTGGCGCTGGAGCACACCCTGGTCGCCACCCGCCGGTGGATCGGCCCGCGCGAGGCCCTGCACCTGGTCCGACACGACCACGGGGTGCTGCTGCTGTGCTGCGGGCGGGGGACCAACCGGGTCAGCACCGAGGCCGTCGCCGAGCACCTCGGGGCGAGCCTGCGCAGCGCCGGGGGCGGCCTGCCGTCGGTGGCCCGCGGCGTCGTCGGCGTCGGGCAGCCCCGCACCCGGCTCCACGACACCGTCGCCTCCTACCAGGAGGCGCTGCAGGCGGCCCGGGTGGGCGTCCAACTGCCCGCCCTCGGCCCGGTGGTGGCCTGGGCCGACCTGGGCATCTACCGGGTGCTCGCCCGAATGGACGCCCAGCAGCTGGGCGTCGCCGGAGTGCATCCCGGCCTGGAGCGGCTGCTGCGCGACGAGGCCAACCAGGTGCTGCTGGAGACCCTGGAGACCTATCTCGACCTGGCCGGCAACGCCCACGCCACCGCCCAGCGGCTACGCCTGCACCGCACCACCCTCTACTACCGGCTGCAGCGCGTCGAGCAGCTCGCCGAGACCGACCTCAAGGACGGCAACGAACGGCTCTGCCTGCACCTGGCCCTGAAGCTCGGCCGACTCACCGGGCACTACCGGCCCGCCCGCTGA
- a CDS encoding Xaa-Pro dipeptidyl-peptidase, with the protein MRGYRIRWRAAVVAAVTLLAGVPATGALAQPAGSEPSIVVADGVTQPVFGYADAVRQRVFVTSDVDTDGDGALDKVAMDIIRPAASDQGLRVPVVMDASPYYSTVCRGNEGECKADVDGDGLLDRWPLFYDNYFVPRGYAVVLLDMIGTNNSTGCPVTGGRADNVSAPTAIDWLNGRRKGFDADGLEVSAGWHNGRTGMIGKSYDGTLANAAAASGVDGLATIVPISAISSWYDYSRSNGLVTRANNYSGSLANTVTNPDRRAYCAPVRAKLGQDGDDVTGDYNDFWAERDYLPHADQVRASVFVVHGINDDNVRADHFSKWWAALAQRDVPRKLWLTGTGHVDPFDFRRGQWVETLHRWFDFWLQGVDNGIMAEPMADIERAPDVWETAPTWPLPDAHPTQVWLQPAGGLSVKPSAGKAARTFQDTPVMSQTTAIRHPSDPLANTANRLVFLSQPLAAPLHISGTPYVRINATVDGEDTSFAGLLVDYGTRERFSTAGDGVRTLTTEDCWGAEATWGGRVEEACYRQVAKNVASNPQELVTKGVVDGLNLDSASMSTPLVPGAKNEVDVRLMPEDYVFDAGHQVGVVLLGSYSGYSSRAKQTRANITVHFDRSRIELPVVGGRTAAVAAGL; encoded by the coding sequence ATGCGTGGATATCGGATCCGGTGGCGGGCCGCGGTGGTGGCGGCGGTGACGCTGCTCGCGGGGGTGCCGGCGACCGGCGCGCTGGCGCAGCCGGCCGGCAGCGAGCCGTCGATCGTCGTGGCCGACGGGGTTACCCAGCCGGTGTTCGGTTACGCCGACGCCGTCCGGCAGCGGGTCTTCGTGACCTCCGACGTCGACACCGACGGCGACGGGGCGTTGGACAAGGTGGCCATGGACATCATCCGGCCGGCGGCCAGCGACCAGGGGTTGCGGGTGCCGGTGGTGATGGACGCCAGCCCGTACTACTCGACGGTGTGCCGGGGCAACGAGGGCGAGTGCAAGGCCGACGTCGACGGTGACGGCCTGCTCGACAGGTGGCCGCTGTTCTACGACAACTACTTCGTGCCGCGCGGGTACGCGGTGGTGCTGCTGGACATGATCGGCACGAACAACTCCACCGGCTGCCCGGTGACCGGTGGCCGGGCGGACAACGTCAGCGCGCCGACGGCGATCGACTGGCTCAACGGCCGCCGCAAGGGCTTCGACGCCGACGGCCTGGAGGTCTCCGCCGGCTGGCACAACGGCCGTACCGGCATGATCGGCAAGTCGTACGACGGGACGCTGGCGAACGCGGCGGCGGCCAGCGGGGTGGACGGGCTCGCCACGATCGTGCCGATCTCGGCGATCTCCAGCTGGTACGACTACTCCCGCAGCAACGGTCTGGTCACCCGGGCGAACAACTACTCGGGCAGCCTGGCGAACACGGTGACCAACCCGGACCGGCGGGCGTACTGCGCGCCGGTGCGGGCGAAGCTCGGCCAGGACGGCGACGACGTCACCGGCGACTACAACGACTTCTGGGCCGAGCGGGACTACCTGCCGCACGCCGACCAGGTCAGGGCCAGCGTGTTCGTGGTGCACGGGATCAACGACGACAACGTGCGGGCCGACCACTTCAGCAAGTGGTGGGCGGCGCTGGCGCAGCGGGACGTGCCGCGCAAGCTGTGGCTGACCGGCACCGGGCACGTCGACCCGTTCGACTTCCGGCGCGGGCAGTGGGTGGAGACCCTGCACCGCTGGTTCGACTTCTGGTTGCAGGGCGTCGACAACGGGATCATGGCCGAGCCGATGGCCGACATCGAGCGGGCGCCGGACGTGTGGGAGACCGCGCCGACCTGGCCGCTGCCCGACGCCCATCCGACGCAGGTGTGGTTGCAGCCGGCCGGTGGCCTGTCGGTGAAGCCGTCCGCGGGCAAGGCGGCCCGTACCTTCCAGGACACCCCGGTGATGAGCCAGACCACCGCGATCCGGCATCCGTCGGACCCGCTGGCGAACACCGCGAACCGGTTGGTGTTCCTGTCGCAGCCGCTGGCCGCGCCGCTGCACATCTCCGGCACGCCGTACGTGCGGATCAACGCCACGGTCGACGGCGAGGACACCAGCTTCGCCGGCCTGCTGGTCGACTACGGCACCCGGGAGCGGTTCAGCACCGCCGGGGACGGGGTCCGGACGCTGACCACGGAGGACTGCTGGGGCGCGGAGGCGACCTGGGGTGGTCGGGTCGAGGAGGCCTGCTACAGGCAGGTGGCGAAGAACGTCGCCAGCAATCCGCAGGAGCTGGTGACCAAGGGCGTCGTCGACGGGCTCAACCTCGACTCGGCGAGCATGTCGACGCCGCTGGTGCCGGGGGCGAAGAACGAGGTTGACGTCCGGCTGATGCCGGAGGACTACGTCTTCGACGCCGGTCACCAGGTCGGGGTGGTGCTGCTCGGGTCGTACTCCGGCTACAGCAGCCGGGCCAAGCAGACCCGGGCGAACATCACCGTCCACTTCGACCGCAGCCGGATCGAGCTGCCGGTGGTCGGCGGGCGTACCGCCGCCGTGGCGGCGGGCCTGTAG
- a CDS encoding ion transporter, with translation MSGSVVPEQRGVPGGPRPRGVAARCARLARSRPFEIVIIVLIGANATVLGLETYPHLGAAGPVLRWLEWTFRAMFVAEIAIRVLAYGRRPQDFFRHGWNVFDLVVTVAIFLPGLHGDSALLRVVRVARVLRLVRFSPGLRTIVTALLRSLPGVGGFLALAAVTLYVYGMAGWLIFGETYPEEYGNIGRSLLTLFVLLSLETLPDLIEQGLEVSRWTLVYYVSYVLITVNLLLNILIAVIVNSMEEARRLEMTEGLAPDYDADGDGVPDELDRIAISQRLDDLRAVIGELERELRVGREDGHRRTVDRG, from the coding sequence GTGAGCGGTTCGGTCGTACCCGAGCAGCGGGGTGTGCCCGGTGGGCCGCGCCCGCGCGGGGTGGCCGCCCGCTGTGCGCGGCTGGCGCGGTCGCGGCCCTTCGAGATCGTCATCATCGTGCTGATCGGGGCGAACGCCACCGTGCTGGGCCTGGAGACCTACCCGCACCTGGGGGCGGCCGGGCCGGTGCTGCGCTGGCTGGAGTGGACGTTCCGGGCGATGTTCGTGGCGGAGATAGCCATCCGGGTGCTGGCGTACGGCCGTCGGCCGCAGGACTTCTTCCGGCACGGCTGGAACGTCTTCGACCTGGTGGTGACGGTGGCGATCTTCCTGCCCGGCCTGCACGGGGACTCGGCCCTGTTGCGGGTGGTGCGGGTCGCCCGGGTGCTGCGGCTGGTGCGGTTCTCCCCGGGCCTGCGCACCATCGTCACGGCGCTGCTGCGCAGCCTGCCGGGCGTCGGCGGTTTCCTCGCCCTGGCCGCGGTGACCCTCTACGTGTACGGCATGGCCGGCTGGTTGATCTTCGGCGAGACCTATCCGGAGGAGTACGGCAACATCGGCCGCTCCCTGCTGACGCTGTTCGTGCTGCTGTCGCTGGAGACGCTGCCGGACCTGATCGAGCAGGGCCTCGAGGTGTCCCGCTGGACGCTGGTCTACTACGTCAGCTACGTGCTGATCACCGTGAACCTGTTGCTGAACATCCTGATCGCGGTCATCGTCAACTCGATGGAGGAGGCCCGCCGGTTGGAGATGACCGAAGGGCTGGCCCCGGACTACGACGCCGACGGCGACGGCGTGCCGGACGAGCTGGACCGGATCGCGATCAGCCAACGCCTCGACGACCTGCGGGCGGTGATCGGCGAGTTGGAACGGGAACTACGGGTCGGTCGGGAGGACGGGCACCGGCGGACCGTCGACCGGGGTTGA
- a CDS encoding class I SAM-dependent DNA methyltransferase, with amino-acid sequence MTSSDLWDEETAATYDDASAQMFAPGVLDPAVDFLARLADGGPALEFAIGTGRVAVPLAARGVPVSGIELSRPMVDQLRCKVSAREVPVAVGDMATTVVPGRFSLVYVVWNSIGNLRTQDEQVECFRNAARHLSPGGRFVVELWVPGIRRFPPGQAAVPFAVSDRHVGFDTFDMVTQQGTSHHYRRLDDGSARYASSNFRYIWPAECDLMARLAGLTLERRLADWSGAPFTSDSESHVSVWRKPLDASDED; translated from the coding sequence ATGACGAGCAGTGATCTGTGGGACGAGGAGACCGCGGCGACGTACGACGACGCCTCGGCGCAGATGTTCGCACCCGGCGTGCTCGATCCGGCGGTGGACTTCCTCGCCCGGCTGGCCGACGGAGGCCCCGCGCTGGAGTTCGCGATCGGCACCGGGCGGGTGGCGGTGCCGCTCGCCGCCCGCGGCGTACCGGTGTCCGGGATCGAGCTCTCCCGGCCGATGGTCGACCAGCTGCGTTGCAAGGTGTCGGCACGGGAGGTGCCGGTGGCGGTGGGCGACATGGCGACCACGGTCGTCCCGGGCCGATTCTCGCTGGTCTACGTCGTGTGGAACAGCATCGGGAACCTGCGTACGCAGGACGAGCAGGTGGAGTGCTTCCGCAACGCCGCCCGGCACCTGTCGCCGGGCGGCCGGTTCGTGGTGGAGTTGTGGGTGCCGGGGATCCGTCGGTTCCCGCCGGGGCAGGCGGCGGTGCCGTTCGCGGTGAGCGACCGGCACGTCGGATTCGACACGTTCGACATGGTCACCCAGCAGGGGACGTCGCACCACTACCGCCGGCTGGACGACGGCAGCGCCCGGTACGCCTCCAGCAACTTCCGCTACATCTGGCCGGCCGAGTGCGACCTGATGGCGCGGTTGGCCGGGTTGACGCTGGAGCGGCGGTTGGCGGACTGGAGCGGAGCGCCGTTCACGTCGGACAGTGAGAGCCACGTGTCGGTCTGGCGCAAGCCGCTCGACGCCTCGGACGAGGACTGA
- a CDS encoding TetR/AcrR family transcriptional regulator has translation MTESSARPTRAQQRLRTEERILTAARQIFADLGYDRTTIRAVASAAGVDAALVMHYFGSKDLLFARAVETSPDELPGGTPDEVAEALLTSLGRRLTGEPVASLAVLRSMLTNADAADRYRAAGEPRLRQLAEAIPARDADLRASLLSAIVHGVLAERYLLGLTHLADASPEQIVELLRPCFQILTTAAPP, from the coding sequence GTGACCGAGTCGAGCGCCCGCCCCACCAGAGCGCAACAGCGCCTCCGGACCGAGGAGCGGATCCTCACCGCAGCCCGGCAGATCTTCGCCGACCTCGGCTACGACCGGACCACGATCCGGGCCGTGGCATCCGCCGCCGGCGTCGACGCCGCGCTGGTCATGCATTACTTCGGCAGCAAGGACCTGCTCTTCGCCCGGGCCGTCGAGACGTCCCCCGACGAGCTGCCCGGCGGCACCCCGGACGAGGTGGCCGAGGCGCTGCTGACGTCCCTGGGTCGGCGCCTGACCGGCGAGCCGGTGGCCTCCCTGGCGGTGCTGCGCTCGATGCTCACGAACGCCGATGCCGCCGATCGTTACCGGGCCGCCGGGGAGCCCCGGCTCCGTCAGCTCGCCGAAGCGATCCCCGCGCGCGACGCCGACCTGCGCGCCAGCCTGCTCAGCGCGATCGTCCACGGCGTGCTGGCCGAACGGTATCTGCTGGGCCTCACGCACCTCGCGGACGCCTCACCCGAGCAGATCGTCGAACTGCTCCGCCCGTGCTTTCAGATCCTGACCACAGCTGCGCCGCCCTGA
- a CDS encoding nuclear transport factor 2 family protein: MTGGSQGSTLVQSTGVEQTGAAMTAAREVVKQLLRASREQDTETFVNLFAPDGYIEWPYRPAGAPGRVAGHDELREFLTAQANALVRFDEYRNTVIHETTDPQVVIVEYEAHGTALRTGAPLHQTIIAVLRIRDGLVVSYRDYLDPLVVAEALAGAGDA; the protein is encoded by the coding sequence TTGACCGGCGGCTCCCAGGGCTCTACGCTCGTTCAATCAACGGGCGTTGAACAAACGGGGGCGGCCATGACCGCGGCACGCGAAGTCGTCAAGCAGCTCCTGCGCGCGAGTCGAGAACAGGACACCGAGACGTTCGTCAACCTGTTCGCGCCGGACGGATACATCGAATGGCCGTACCGACCCGCCGGTGCCCCGGGCCGCGTGGCGGGCCACGACGAGCTCCGCGAGTTCCTCACCGCGCAGGCCAACGCCCTGGTCAGATTCGACGAGTACCGCAACACGGTGATCCATGAAACCACCGATCCGCAGGTGGTGATCGTGGAGTACGAGGCTCACGGCACGGCGCTCCGCACCGGCGCGCCACTGCACCAGACGATCATCGCCGTTCTGCGGATCAGGGACGGCCTGGTCGTTTCGTACCGCGACTACCTGGATCCATTGGTGGTGGCCGAAGCCCTGGCCGGTGCCGGCGACGCCTGA
- a CDS encoding TetR/AcrR family transcriptional regulator — protein sequence MSVHERRGRERADRERLIVATARELAEQQGWDAVTTRRLAERIEYSQPVLYSHFRGKREIIGAVALQGAAEMAVALRTATSAADGPRARVTALARTYLDFAARNPAVYDALFALDGGLPFAHEDTPQPLKDAFAALLDCLDDVAGERVHPALFTELFWAALHGLATLTRAGRLPPGDTEARVELLVDRLTAL from the coding sequence ATGTCGGTACACGAACGCCGGGGGCGCGAACGGGCGGACCGCGAACGCCTGATCGTCGCGACGGCCCGCGAACTCGCCGAACAGCAGGGTTGGGACGCGGTCACCACCCGCCGGCTCGCCGAACGCATCGAATACAGCCAGCCTGTCCTCTACAGCCACTTCCGCGGCAAGCGGGAGATCATCGGCGCCGTCGCCCTCCAGGGGGCCGCCGAGATGGCCGTCGCCCTGCGGACCGCGACCTCCGCCGCGGACGGGCCGCGCGCCCGGGTCACCGCGCTGGCCCGCACCTACCTCGACTTCGCCGCCCGCAACCCGGCCGTCTACGACGCCCTGTTCGCACTCGACGGCGGACTGCCCTTCGCGCACGAGGACACCCCGCAACCCCTCAAGGACGCCTTCGCCGCCCTGCTGGACTGTCTCGACGATGTCGCCGGGGAGAGGGTCCACCCGGCGCTGTTCACCGAGCTGTTCTGGGCGGCCCTGCACGGCCTGGCCACCCTGACGCGGGCGGGGCGGCTGCCGCCGGGGGACACCGAGGCGCGGGTGGAGCTCCTGGTGGACCGGCTCACCGCGCTCTGA
- a CDS encoding DUF1772 domain-containing protein translates to MLSAFQVLTTVVVGLMVGVELSVAVVVNRILDALPGDAGQLGRAHGGRMLGAAMPVWYVGSLALVAVWAVAGWGHHGNALVVTAGGLLVLSVVMSVLLLVPINNRGRTWTPDNRPADWKQQMKRWDRLHLVRVAVIIAAFTLLVAALA, encoded by the coding sequence ATGCTCAGCGCATTCCAGGTGCTCACCACCGTGGTCGTCGGCCTGATGGTGGGAGTGGAACTCTCCGTCGCCGTCGTCGTCAACCGGATCCTCGACGCGCTCCCCGGCGACGCCGGTCAGCTCGGCCGCGCCCACGGCGGCCGGATGCTCGGCGCCGCCATGCCGGTCTGGTACGTCGGCTCACTGGCCCTGGTCGCGGTCTGGGCCGTCGCCGGATGGGGACACCACGGCAACGCGCTCGTCGTCACCGCCGGCGGGTTGCTTGTCCTCAGCGTGGTCATGTCGGTGCTGCTGCTCGTCCCGATCAACAACCGGGGCAGGACGTGGACGCCCGACAACCGGCCCGCCGACTGGAAACAGCAGATGAAGCGCTGGGACCGCCTGCACCTCGTCCGCGTCGCGGTCATCATCGCCGCCTTCACCCTGCTGGTCGCCGCCCTGGCGTGA
- a CDS encoding alkaline phosphatase D family protein gives MGEQIEQRGIGRRNLLVGAAALTGTAAVTGSVTPAYAQGLSWNPFRLGVASGDPLPDGVVLWTRLVRDPLDAASMGSRPVQVTWQIAADPSFRRVVRAGAVTARPGWAHSVHVDVRGLQPGRDYWYRFRAGRHLSEIGRTRTAPERGAVASRLRFGIANCQDWQNGYYPAYRDMAECDLDLVLHLGDYIYEYDPKPGAVRQHNPSSGTPLDADQLSTLADFRNRHALYRTDPQLQAAHRAFPFVAVWDDHETENNYAGLDDEQDDLPYPQRHQARQEFAVQRAHAYQAWYEHTPVRAAYLPGSPDLRIYRRFDFGTLLRLNMLDTRQYRTDQPGGIPTDFGPQALGSTNTNGTLTGPAQEAWLVDGLRSSPALWNVLGQQVMMAATRFVTPPPASTVNLDQWDGYSPQRARLLAAVRASGAANPIVLAGDIHSTWVSDLKLDFDDAASPVVASEFVATSITSDFPAELVPVVEASNRAFNPWVRYFNGRTHGWLRMDVDRSRWLTEERSVAAVDSPDAPASTTGRWIVEAGSPGVQPA, from the coding sequence GTGGGCGAGCAGATCGAGCAGCGGGGCATCGGGCGGCGTAACCTTCTCGTCGGGGCTGCCGCCCTGACCGGGACCGCGGCCGTCACGGGAAGCGTGACACCGGCGTACGCGCAGGGGTTGTCCTGGAATCCGTTCCGCCTCGGGGTGGCCAGCGGTGATCCGCTGCCGGACGGCGTGGTGCTCTGGACCCGGTTGGTTCGCGACCCGCTCGACGCCGCCTCGATGGGCAGCCGGCCGGTGCAGGTGACGTGGCAGATCGCGGCCGACCCGTCGTTTCGCCGGGTGGTACGCGCCGGCGCGGTGACCGCGCGGCCGGGCTGGGCGCACTCCGTCCACGTCGACGTGCGGGGCCTGCAGCCGGGCCGGGACTACTGGTACCGCTTCCGGGCCGGCCGCCACCTCAGCGAGATCGGCCGGACCCGCACGGCGCCGGAGCGCGGCGCGGTGGCCTCCCGGCTGCGGTTCGGCATCGCCAACTGTCAGGACTGGCAGAACGGGTACTACCCGGCCTACCGGGACATGGCCGAATGCGACCTGGACCTCGTGCTGCACCTTGGCGACTACATCTACGAGTACGACCCGAAGCCGGGCGCCGTCCGGCAGCACAACCCCTCCTCGGGGACACCTCTCGACGCCGACCAGTTGTCGACGCTGGCCGACTTCCGGAACCGGCACGCGCTCTACCGCACCGACCCCCAACTGCAGGCCGCCCACCGCGCCTTCCCCTTCGTCGCGGTCTGGGACGACCACGAGACCGAGAACAACTACGCCGGCCTCGACGACGAGCAGGACGACCTGCCCTACCCCCAGCGGCACCAGGCCCGGCAGGAGTTCGCGGTCCAGCGGGCGCACGCCTACCAGGCCTGGTACGAGCACACCCCGGTCCGGGCCGCGTACCTGCCCGGCTCGCCGGACCTGCGCATCTACCGGCGGTTCGACTTCGGCACCCTGCTGCGGCTGAACATGCTCGACACCCGCCAGTACCGCACCGACCAGCCCGGGGGCATCCCCACCGACTTCGGCCCGCAGGCGCTCGGCTCCACCAACACCAACGGGACCCTGACCGGTCCCGCTCAGGAGGCGTGGCTGGTCGACGGGCTGCGCTCGTCGCCGGCGCTGTGGAACGTGCTCGGCCAGCAGGTGATGATGGCCGCGACCCGCTTCGTCACGCCACCGCCGGCGTCGACGGTCAACCTCGACCAGTGGGACGGCTACTCGCCGCAGCGCGCGCGGCTGCTCGCGGCGGTACGGGCCTCCGGAGCCGCGAACCCGATCGTGCTGGCCGGCGACATTCACTCGACCTGGGTCAGCGACCTCAAGCTCGACTTCGACGACGCGGCCTCACCGGTGGTCGCCAGCGAGTTCGTCGCCACCTCGATCACCTCGGATTTCCCGGCCGAACTGGTCCCGGTGGTGGAGGCGTCGAACCGTGCGTTCAACCCGTGGGTGCGCTACTTCAACGGCCGGACGCACGGATGGCTGCGGATGGACGTCGACCGGTCGCGTTGGTTGACCGAGGAGCGTTCCGTCGCCGCCGTCGACTCGCCCGACGCTCCCGCCTCGACCACCGGGCGGTGGATCGTCGAGGCGGGTAGCCCGGGCGTACAACCAGCCTGA
- a CDS encoding nucleotidyltransferase encodes MDTDVRRYLDQLVAAARAVLGEDLTGAYAAGSVALDAYQPGRSDVDVALVSARPLAGAEKSALVAALRHETLPCPARGLELVAYTAAAARSGTPEPGFELELNTGAGMPFRQTLSVTGRPAEDGLFWYALDRSILHQHGRTLIGPPAADTFADLAPDDLRRLLLDALTWWLARPFPPGDTPAPGAEDAVLGACRSLVRVRDGVWLSKVDAGRRLAELGYAPELIGRAIAARTGGSPPGGAEASAFQRQVLAEIDTPVAGSGRGC; translated from the coding sequence GTGGACACCGATGTGCGGCGATACCTCGACCAGCTCGTCGCCGCTGCGCGCGCCGTGCTCGGCGAGGACCTGACCGGGGCGTACGCCGCCGGGTCGGTCGCGCTCGACGCGTACCAACCGGGGCGCAGCGACGTCGACGTGGCGCTGGTCAGCGCCCGGCCCCTCGCCGGCGCCGAGAAGTCCGCCCTGGTCGCCGCCCTGCGCCACGAGACCCTGCCCTGCCCGGCCCGCGGCCTGGAACTCGTCGCCTACACCGCCGCCGCCGCGCGCTCCGGCACCCCCGAGCCGGGCTTCGAGCTGGAGCTGAACACCGGCGCCGGGATGCCGTTCCGGCAGACGCTGTCGGTGACCGGCCGGCCCGCCGAGGACGGCCTGTTCTGGTACGCGCTGGACCGCAGCATCCTGCACCAGCACGGACGTACCCTGATCGGGCCGCCGGCTGCCGACACCTTCGCCGACCTGGCCCCCGACGACCTGCGTCGGCTGCTGCTCGACGCGCTCACCTGGTGGCTGGCCAGACCGTTCCCACCCGGCGACACGCCCGCCCCGGGCGCGGAGGACGCCGTGCTCGGCGCCTGCCGGTCCCTGGTCCGGGTCCGCGACGGGGTGTGGCTGTCCAAGGTCGATGCCGGCCGCCGGCTCGCCGAACTGGGCTACGCGCCGGAGCTGATCGGCCGTGCGATCGCCGCCCGCACGGGTGGCTCCCCGCCGGGAGGTGCCGAGGCCAGCGCCTTCCAGCGGCAGGTCCTAGCGGAGATCGACACGCCGGTTGCCGGCTCGGGACGGGGCTGTTGA
- a CDS encoding DUF998 domain-containing protein codes for MAVIPSQDALTVRRLRLGIGVLGIALPFVLVAGDALLTGRFTVLDSISAYHRTGMRDVFVGSLCAIGVFLVCYRYARLDDLLSTVAGALAIAVALLPVAPADADPTERLVGRAHQVCAAALFVLLALFCFLFARSSPSRPRLPAEKRGHHGIYRTCGVVILAAVGLALASNALPGSTQDALRPLFWCETVAVLAFGAAWLTKGVAIVKDAARIPGPPVDEPGTTRADQPA; via the coding sequence ATGGCCGTCATCCCTTCGCAGGACGCGCTGACCGTACGCCGGCTGCGCCTCGGCATCGGCGTCCTCGGCATCGCCCTGCCGTTCGTGCTGGTGGCCGGCGACGCGCTGCTCACCGGCCGGTTCACGGTGCTCGACTCGATCAGCGCCTACCACCGCACCGGCATGCGCGACGTCTTCGTCGGCAGCCTCTGCGCCATCGGGGTGTTCCTGGTCTGCTACCGCTACGCCCGCCTCGACGACCTGCTCAGCACCGTCGCCGGGGCGCTGGCGATCGCGGTGGCGCTGCTGCCGGTCGCCCCCGCCGACGCGGACCCGACCGAGCGGCTGGTCGGCCGGGCCCACCAGGTCTGCGCCGCCGCGCTGTTCGTGCTGCTGGCGCTCTTCTGCTTCCTCTTCGCCCGCAGCAGCCCCAGCCGGCCCCGGCTACCGGCCGAGAAGCGCGGGCACCACGGGATCTACCGGACCTGCGGGGTGGTCATCCTCGCCGCCGTCGGGCTGGCGCTGGCCAGCAACGCCCTGCCCGGCTCCACGCAGGACGCGCTGCGGCCACTGTTCTGGTGCGAGACCGTCGCGGTGCTCGCCTTCGGCGCCGCCTGGCTGACCAAGGGAGTGGCCATCGTCAAGGACGCCGCCCGCATCCCCGGTCCGCCCGTCGACGAACCGGGAACGACCAGGGCGGACCAGCCCGCCTGA